In Natronococcus occultus SP4, the following proteins share a genomic window:
- a CDS encoding 2-oxoacid:acceptor oxidoreductase subunit alpha: MSDDELIWRVSGGSGDGIDSTSQNFAKALMRSGLDVFTHRHYPSRIRGGHTYVEIRAAADEVQSRGDGYNFLLALGDSFARNPQEEAYYGNEEIKPLSENLDELREGGVIVYDEGLLSEDDVEELELEERAEENDWHVYPVDLRGLAKEHGREVMRNTAGIGVTAALLDMDLEHIEDLMSDAMGGDVLESNLEILHEAYEMVDDDFETTHDLRAPEGDHDTEQALLSGSNAIAYGAIDAGCRFIAGYPMTPWTDVFTILSQNFPDMGGVSEQVEDEIAAAALAVGASHAGVKAMSGSSGGGFALMSEPLGLAEMTETPVVLIESMRAGPSTGMPTKPEQADLEHVLYTSQGDSQRVVFAPGNIEEAYEQTRLAFDIAWDYQIPAIVIYDQKLSGENKNVDVDFFDREPSPDLGSTLTEEELKEAAHDASGKFKRFDYKEATDGVASRSIPGQKGGRYLATGNEHSPVGHISEDPDNRVFQMERRLEKLEQIRAELDEERDSTQTYFGPEEADYGIITWGSSQGAVEEAIERLNEQGHSVKGISVSDMMPFAETEVTEFLESVDEAMVVEMNATAQFRGLIQKELGRFGDKMTSLLKFNGNPFEPAEIVEGYEVNLADEDRQPEAQVRIEPAAGD, translated from the coding sequence ATGAGCGATGACGAACTCATCTGGCGAGTCTCAGGCGGTTCCGGAGACGGGATCGACTCGACGAGTCAGAACTTCGCGAAGGCGCTGATGCGCTCGGGGCTCGACGTATTCACACACCGCCACTATCCATCGCGGATCCGTGGCGGCCACACCTACGTCGAGATCCGGGCCGCAGCCGACGAGGTACAGTCACGGGGCGACGGCTACAACTTCCTCCTCGCGCTCGGGGACTCCTTCGCCCGGAACCCCCAGGAGGAAGCCTACTACGGCAACGAGGAGATCAAACCCCTCTCGGAGAACCTGGACGAACTCCGCGAGGGCGGTGTCATCGTCTACGACGAAGGGCTGCTCAGCGAGGACGACGTCGAAGAGCTCGAGTTAGAGGAGCGCGCCGAGGAGAACGACTGGCACGTCTACCCGGTCGACCTGCGCGGTCTCGCCAAGGAACACGGCCGCGAGGTCATGCGAAACACCGCCGGTATCGGCGTGACGGCGGCGCTGCTCGACATGGATCTCGAGCACATCGAGGACCTGATGTCCGACGCGATGGGCGGGGACGTCCTCGAGTCGAACCTCGAGATCCTCCACGAGGCCTACGAGATGGTCGACGACGACTTCGAGACGACCCACGACCTGCGCGCCCCCGAGGGGGACCACGACACCGAGCAGGCGCTGCTGTCGGGCTCGAACGCGATCGCCTACGGCGCGATCGACGCCGGCTGTCGGTTCATCGCCGGCTACCCGATGACGCCGTGGACGGACGTCTTCACGATCCTCAGCCAGAACTTCCCCGATATGGGCGGCGTCTCCGAGCAGGTCGAAGACGAGATCGCCGCGGCCGCGCTCGCAGTCGGTGCGAGCCACGCCGGCGTCAAGGCGATGTCCGGCTCCTCGGGCGGCGGGTTCGCGCTGATGAGCGAGCCGCTCGGCCTCGCCGAGATGACCGAGACGCCGGTCGTGCTCATCGAGTCGATGCGCGCCGGTCCCTCGACGGGGATGCCGACCAAACCCGAACAGGCCGACCTAGAGCACGTCCTCTACACGAGTCAGGGCGACTCCCAGCGCGTCGTCTTCGCGCCGGGTAACATCGAGGAGGCCTACGAGCAGACCCGACTGGCCTTCGACATCGCCTGGGACTACCAGATTCCGGCGATCGTCATCTACGACCAGAAGCTCTCGGGCGAGAACAAGAACGTCGACGTCGACTTTTTCGACCGCGAGCCCTCGCCGGATCTCGGCTCGACGCTGACCGAGGAGGAACTGAAGGAGGCCGCCCACGACGCCTCCGGGAAGTTCAAGCGGTTCGATTACAAGGAGGCGACGGACGGCGTCGCCTCGCGATCGATCCCCGGCCAGAAGGGCGGGCGCTACCTCGCGACCGGCAACGAGCACTCGCCGGTCGGTCACATCAGCGAGGACCCCGACAACCGCGTCTTCCAGATGGAGCGACGCCTCGAGAAACTCGAGCAGATCCGCGCGGAGCTCGACGAGGAACGTGACTCCACTCAGACCTACTTCGGGCCGGAGGAGGCCGACTACGGGATCATCACGTGGGGCTCCTCCCAGGGTGCCGTCGAGGAAGCGATCGAGCGCCTGAACGAGCAAGGCCACTCGGTAAAGGGCATCAGCGTCTCCGATATGATGCCTTTCGCCGAGACGGAGGTCACGGAGTTCCTCGAGAGCGTCGACGAGGCGATGGTCGTCGAGATGAACGCCACCGCGCAGTTCCGCGGCCTGATCCAGAAGGAGCTGGGTCGGTTCGGCGACAAGATGACCAGCCTCCTGAAGTTCAACGGCAACCCCTTCGAGCCCGCCGAGATCGTCGAGGGCTACGAAGTCAACCTGGCCGACGAGGACCGGCAGCCAGAGGCACAGGTGCGAATCGAACCCGCTGCAGGTGACTGA
- a CDS encoding thiamine pyrophosphate-dependent enzyme — protein sequence MSAFNAIGEEREIDRDEFTPGVEPQPTWCPGCGDFGVLKSLKQALPELGKNPEEVLTVTGIGCSGKLNSYLDTYGFHTIHGRSLPVARAAKLANPELEVIAAGGDGDGYGIGGNHWIHSARENHDITYIVFNNEIFGLTKGQTSPTSPKGHKSKTQPSGSAKTPLRPLSTSLNAGASYIARTAAVNPNQAKEIIKEAIEHDGFAHVDFLTQCPTWNKDARQYVPYIDIQDSEDYDHDMNDRAEAAEIMRETEDVLNEGTVLTGRYYVDEDRPSYTEEKKAVGEMPDQPLAERYFDEDAEWERSYDLLERHK from the coding sequence ATGAGTGCATTCAACGCAATCGGTGAGGAACGAGAGATCGACCGGGACGAGTTTACGCCCGGTGTGGAACCGCAGCCGACCTGGTGTCCGGGCTGTGGCGACTTCGGCGTACTGAAGTCGCTGAAGCAGGCACTCCCCGAACTCGGCAAGAACCCGGAGGAGGTCCTGACGGTCACCGGAATCGGCTGTTCCGGCAAGCTCAACAGCTACCTCGACACGTACGGATTCCACACGATCCACGGCCGCTCGCTGCCCGTCGCCCGCGCGGCGAAGCTGGCCAACCCCGAGCTCGAGGTCATCGCCGCCGGCGGTGACGGCGACGGCTACGGGATCGGCGGCAACCACTGGATCCACTCGGCCCGCGAGAACCACGACATCACGTACATCGTGTTCAACAACGAGATCTTCGGGCTGACGAAGGGCCAGACCTCGCCCACCAGCCCGAAGGGCCACAAGTCCAAGACCCAGCCCTCCGGCAGCGCGAAGACGCCGCTGCGACCGCTGTCGACGTCGCTGAACGCCGGTGCGAGCTACATCGCCCGCACCGCCGCGGTCAACCCCAACCAGGCAAAGGAGATCATCAAGGAAGCCATCGAACACGACGGCTTCGCCCACGTCGACTTCCTGACCCAGTGTCCGACCTGGAACAAGGACGCCCGCCAGTACGTCCCCTACATCGACATCCAGGACTCCGAGGACTACGACCACGACATGAACGACCGCGCCGAGGCCGCCGAGATCATGCGTGAGACCGAGGACGTCCTCAACGAGGGGACCGTCCTGACGGGTCGGTACTACGTCGACGAGGACCGTCCGTCCTACACCGAGGAGAAAAAGGCCGTCGGCGAGATGCCCGACCAGCCCCTGGCCGAGCGGTACTTCGACGAGGACGCCGAGTGGGAGCGCAGCTACGACCTGCTCGAGCGCCACAAGTAG
- the lrpA1 gene encoding HTH-type transcriptional regulator LrpA1, with protein MSTQATEDRILAVLEEDAQASYAEIAERADVSKPTVRKYINQLEEEGVIVGYSADVDPKKLSSQTIALVGLDVASERYVEATKTIKELEEVEALYSSSGDHMLMAEVRAEDGDALGEIISEELLEIEGVTAAHPSFLQERLK; from the coding sequence ATGAGCACCCAAGCGACGGAAGACCGCATCCTTGCGGTCCTCGAGGAGGACGCACAGGCGTCCTACGCCGAGATCGCCGAGCGGGCCGACGTCTCGAAGCCGACGGTTCGCAAGTACATCAACCAGCTCGAGGAGGAGGGGGTCATCGTGGGCTACTCGGCCGACGTCGACCCGAAGAAGCTCTCCAGCCAGACGATCGCGTTGGTCGGGCTCGACGTGGCCAGCGAACGCTACGTCGAGGCGACGAAGACGATCAAGGAACTCGAGGAAGTCGAGGCCCTCTACAGCTCCAGCGGCGACCACATGCTGATGGCCGAGGTCCGCGCCGAGGACGGCGACGCGCTCGGCGAGATCATCTCCGAGGAGCTGCTCGAGATCGAGGGCGTCACGGCCGCCCACCCCTCGTTCCTCCAGGAACGGCTCAAGTAA
- a CDS encoding HAD family hydrolase: MTETILLDMDGVVLEGPGTPQSVYDRAADTAAAELGLEPTDRQRADLRAHGYETVESACCALGADPREFWRRKEAAASRLAADRIRSGERARYEDVAALESLAERATLALVSNNRHETVRFVADHLPVPFAAARGRDPTPEGFCRRKPDPHLLRETLDELGIEAGLYVGDRETDVLAAEEVGLEAAYLRRPHNADVPLPEDAAYEIESLGELGNVLEKR; encoded by the coding sequence GTGACCGAGACGATACTGCTGGATATGGACGGCGTCGTCCTCGAGGGACCGGGGACGCCGCAGTCGGTCTACGACCGCGCGGCCGACACGGCTGCGGCCGAGCTCGGGCTTGAGCCGACGGACCGACAGCGTGCTGATCTCCGCGCCCACGGCTACGAGACCGTCGAGTCCGCCTGTTGCGCTCTCGGCGCGGATCCCCGGGAGTTCTGGCGGCGAAAGGAGGCCGCGGCCTCCCGGCTCGCAGCCGATCGAATCCGTTCGGGCGAGCGGGCCCGCTACGAGGACGTCGCGGCCCTGGAGTCGCTCGCCGAACGGGCGACGCTCGCGCTCGTCAGCAACAACCGCCACGAGACCGTCCGGTTCGTCGCCGACCACCTTCCGGTGCCGTTCGCGGCCGCCAGAGGACGGGATCCCACGCCCGAAGGGTTCTGTCGTCGCAAACCCGACCCCCATCTCCTCCGGGAGACCCTCGACGAGCTGGGGATCGAGGCGGGGCTCTACGTCGGCGACCGCGAGACCGACGTCCTCGCCGCCGAGGAGGTGGGCCTCGAGGCCGCCTACCTCAGACGCCCCCACAACGCCGACGTACCGCTGCCCGAGGACGCGGCCTACGAGATCGAGTCCCTCGGGGAGCTGGGCAACGTCCTCGAGAAGCGGTAA
- a CDS encoding SRPBCC family protein: MATYERETRVDAPLEDVWQFYSRVSGLEAVTPGWMGLTVDSVVGPDGEPEPGVLEAGSRVTLSTRPFGVGPRQQWTSVITERERADGTAYFRDEMVDGPFERWVHTHAFYGDGDETLLRDRVEYELPLGPLGRAATPFSRVGFETMFRARHRLTRDELE, encoded by the coding sequence ATGGCCACCTACGAGCGCGAGACGCGCGTCGACGCGCCGCTCGAGGACGTCTGGCAGTTCTACTCGCGAGTGTCGGGGCTCGAGGCGGTGACGCCGGGCTGGATGGGACTGACCGTCGACTCGGTCGTCGGTCCCGACGGGGAGCCGGAGCCGGGCGTCCTCGAGGCCGGCTCGCGGGTCACGCTGTCGACCCGCCCGTTCGGCGTCGGACCGCGCCAGCAGTGGACGTCGGTGATCACCGAGCGCGAACGGGCCGACGGGACGGCCTACTTCCGCGACGAGATGGTCGACGGCCCGTTCGAGCGGTGGGTCCACACCCACGCCTTCTACGGCGACGGCGACGAGACGCTCCTGCGGGACCGCGTCGAGTACGAGCTCCCGCTGGGTCCGCTCGGCAGGGCGGCGACGCCGTTCTCGCGGGTCGGCTTCGAGACGATGTTCCGGGCTCGTCACCGGCTGACGAGGGACGAACTCGAGTAG
- a CDS encoding nitrous oxide reductase accessory protein NosL, with amino-acid sequence MSSHDRRPVARRRLLGVLGAGVCVGTAGCLDDDDGDDDGDGDGDEDADDGEHPNAPHIEESGDNPLEFQQSQSCVVCAMTPTDYPDWHSQLAHENDERAIFCSSGCMTAYLADVPVDSEIVGAWTVDYETGDLIDATEAHFVIVTDEDGVDDEVMGLNPRAFADEDDALDYLEEWDAEELTADDVVGFGEIDADVASIYRDGRFPES; translated from the coding sequence ATGAGTTCGCACGATCGCCGACCGGTCGCTCGCCGACGGCTACTGGGCGTCCTCGGCGCGGGCGTTTGCGTCGGCACCGCGGGGTGTCTGGACGATGACGACGGTGACGACGATGGCGACGGGGACGGGGACGAGGACGCGGACGACGGCGAACACCCGAACGCGCCCCACATCGAGGAGTCGGGCGACAACCCCCTCGAGTTCCAGCAGAGCCAGAGCTGTGTCGTCTGTGCGATGACGCCGACGGACTACCCCGACTGGCACAGCCAGCTCGCCCACGAGAACGACGAGCGGGCGATCTTCTGTTCCTCGGGCTGTATGACCGCCTACCTCGCCGACGTCCCGGTCGACTCGGAGATCGTCGGCGCCTGGACGGTCGACTACGAGACCGGCGACTTGATCGACGCCACGGAGGCCCACTTCGTGATCGTCACCGACGAAGACGGCGTCGACGACGAGGTGATGGGGCTGAACCCCCGCGCGTTCGCCGACGAGGACGACGCCCTGGACTACCTCGAGGAGTGGGACGCCGAGGAGCTCACGGCGGACGACGTGGTCGGCTTCGGCGAGATCGACGCCGACGTCGCCTCGATCTACCGGGACGGGCGGTTTCCGGAGAGTTGA
- a CDS encoding DMT family transporter produces MNGYGSDLEVTPLGALAFAIFAASTSAILVRWSGAPSSVAAFYRVLFTTAIVAPIALVWYREEFARLSRRDLGFAIVAGVALAVHFAAWFESLNHTSVAASVTLVQTQPIFVALGAALVLGERVNRETVVGIVVALLGATAMSLGDAGEAPISDATMYGNALAVLGAVTVAGYVLAGRSIRQRVSLFPYVTVVYAACSLTLALLVGAQGHAYLAYPPREWLLFLGMAIGPGIFGHTIVNWALKHLESVVVSVTWLGEPIGATLLALVLLAEVPDAITVGGGLVVLAGIYVTTIERERRRSS; encoded by the coding sequence GTGAACGGGTACGGGTCCGATCTCGAGGTGACGCCGCTTGGCGCCCTCGCCTTCGCGATCTTCGCTGCGAGCACGAGCGCCATCCTGGTGCGCTGGAGCGGTGCCCCCAGCTCGGTCGCCGCCTTCTACCGGGTCCTGTTTACGACGGCGATCGTCGCGCCGATCGCTCTGGTGTGGTACCGCGAGGAGTTCGCCCGCCTCTCGCGGCGGGATCTGGGGTTTGCGATCGTCGCCGGCGTCGCGCTCGCGGTCCACTTCGCGGCCTGGTTCGAGAGCCTGAATCACACGAGCGTCGCCGCCAGCGTGACGCTGGTCCAGACCCAACCCATCTTCGTCGCCCTCGGTGCAGCGCTGGTGCTGGGCGAGCGCGTCAACCGCGAGACCGTCGTCGGCATCGTCGTTGCCCTGCTCGGGGCGACCGCGATGTCGCTTGGCGACGCCGGCGAGGCGCCGATCTCGGACGCGACCATGTACGGCAACGCGCTGGCCGTGCTCGGGGCCGTCACCGTCGCGGGCTACGTCCTCGCGGGGCGGTCGATCCGGCAACGCGTCTCGCTGTTTCCGTACGTGACCGTCGTCTACGCGGCCTGCTCGCTGACGCTCGCGCTCCTCGTGGGCGCGCAGGGCCACGCGTACCTCGCGTACCCCCCACGGGAGTGGCTGCTCTTTCTCGGGATGGCGATCGGTCCCGGCATCTTCGGGCACACGATCGTCAACTGGGCGCTGAAACACCTCGAGTCGGTCGTCGTCAGCGTCACCTGGCTGGGCGAACCGATCGGCGCGACGCTGCTGGCGCTGGTCTTGCTCGCGGAGGTCCCCGACGCGATCACGGTCGGCGGCGGGCTCGTCGTCCTCGCGGGCATCTACGTGACGACGATCGAACGGGAACGGCGCCGGAGCTCGTAG
- a CDS encoding ring-cleaving dioxygenase gives MAPETPGLHHVTAIAGDPQRNADFYVGTLGLRLVKRTVNHDDPGTYHLYFGDGEGTPGTNVTFFPWTDEGRPGQFGAGQTKTTAYRVPSASVDYWRDRLESRGVAVDVAERFGETVLRFEDPDGIEFELVATSEAHSVSDSASGGSNATPWTDGPVPTDHQLRGFHGVTLAVDSMAPTAAVLTDVLGYELADEAEGRRRYRSAAGGPGSIVDLVETDAGRGRMGVGTVHHVAFSVADVEEQAAWREAFADHGLSPTEVIDRKYFRSIYVREPGGVLVEMATTGPGFAVDEDAAELGSELVLPDHLEDERERIEAQLPPFDGPTVDADD, from the coding sequence ATGGCACCCGAAACCCCCGGCCTCCACCACGTGACCGCGATCGCGGGCGATCCGCAGCGCAACGCCGACTTCTACGTCGGTACGCTGGGACTGCGCCTCGTCAAGCGGACCGTCAACCACGACGATCCCGGCACCTACCACCTCTACTTTGGCGACGGGGAGGGGACGCCCGGGACGAACGTCACCTTCTTTCCGTGGACCGACGAGGGCCGTCCCGGGCAGTTCGGCGCGGGTCAGACGAAGACGACCGCCTACCGCGTGCCGTCGGCGTCGGTCGACTACTGGCGCGATCGCCTCGAGTCGCGGGGCGTCGCGGTCGACGTCGCGGAGCGGTTCGGCGAGACGGTCCTCCGGTTCGAGGACCCGGACGGGATCGAGTTCGAGCTCGTCGCCACAAGCGAGGCGCATTCGGTCTCGGACAGCGCGAGCGGCGGCTCGAACGCGACGCCGTGGACCGACGGCCCGGTCCCGACCGACCACCAGCTCCGGGGCTTTCACGGCGTGACCCTCGCGGTCGACTCGATGGCGCCGACCGCGGCCGTGCTGACCGACGTGCTGGGGTACGAGCTCGCGGACGAGGCCGAGGGCCGACGGCGCTATCGGAGCGCGGCGGGCGGTCCGGGATCGATCGTCGACCTCGTCGAGACCGACGCCGGACGCGGTCGGATGGGCGTCGGCACGGTCCACCACGTCGCGTTTTCGGTCGCCGACGTCGAGGAACAGGCGGCGTGGCGCGAGGCCTTCGCCGACCACGGGCTCTCGCCGACCGAGGTGATCGACCGGAAGTACTTCCGCTCGATCTACGTCCGCGAGCCCGGCGGCGTCCTCGTCGAGATGGCGACGACGGGCCCCGGGTTCGCCGTCGACGAGGACGCCGCGGAACTCGGCTCCGAGCTCGTTCTCCCCGACCACCTCGAGGACGAGCGCGAGCGGATCGAGGCCCAGCTGCCGCCGTTTGACGGGCCGACCGTCGACGCGGACGACTGA
- a CDS encoding iron-containing alcohol dehydrogenase family protein, whose translation MTAPDATTRDPAFRFEYHPATIRFGAGCVDDLADELERRGLERALVVCGSTVGSTPDVIDPVREGLGDRLAGVFDETTPDKRLGTAFDGLDRLEDAGADAIVALGGGSSLDVAKTIAVLAGSDRPRDRIAEEFAQTGTIDVPDDPTPIVAIPTTLAGADLSTGAGITAAPDSGLVDEELGGGISDPGLMPTAAVYDPELVATTPDSILAGSAMNGFDKGLETIYAADATPVTDATARHGLEKLEDGLEAFGQGERDREVYETLLEGLVLVQYGISRPDGTTLSVVHAFGHGLRDAYDLQQGVAHAVVVPYVLRYLFEHEDVDARAGLLANALGVGEAADHGAAVVDRVATLRDELGLPARLRDLEPVTDDDFAAVAEAILADGFMANAPPGLDPTAEEIEDVLEKAW comes from the coding sequence ATGACCGCACCCGACGCGACGACGCGCGATCCGGCCTTCCGGTTCGAGTACCACCCCGCGACGATCAGGTTCGGCGCGGGCTGTGTTGACGATCTCGCGGACGAACTCGAGCGACGCGGCCTCGAGCGCGCGCTGGTGGTCTGTGGCTCCACTGTCGGGAGCACGCCCGACGTGATCGACCCAGTCCGCGAGGGGCTGGGCGATCGGCTGGCTGGCGTCTTCGACGAGACGACGCCCGACAAGCGCCTCGGGACCGCCTTCGACGGGCTCGATCGCCTCGAGGACGCCGGCGCCGACGCCATCGTCGCCCTCGGAGGCGGGAGCAGCCTCGACGTCGCGAAGACGATCGCCGTCCTCGCGGGGAGCGACCGCCCGCGCGATCGGATCGCCGAGGAGTTCGCCCAGACGGGGACGATCGACGTCCCCGACGATCCGACACCGATCGTCGCGATCCCGACGACGCTGGCCGGCGCCGACCTCTCGACGGGCGCCGGGATCACCGCCGCGCCCGACTCGGGGCTGGTCGACGAGGAGCTCGGCGGCGGGATCTCCGACCCCGGGCTGATGCCGACCGCGGCCGTCTACGACCCCGAACTGGTCGCAACGACGCCGGACTCGATCCTCGCGGGCTCGGCCATGAACGGGTTCGACAAGGGTCTCGAAACGATCTACGCGGCCGACGCGACCCCGGTGACCGACGCGACGGCCAGGCACGGCCTCGAGAAACTCGAGGACGGACTTGAGGCGTTCGGGCAGGGCGAGCGCGACCGCGAGGTCTACGAGACGCTGCTCGAAGGACTCGTCCTCGTCCAGTACGGGATCTCCCGTCCCGACGGAACGACGCTGTCGGTCGTCCACGCCTTCGGCCACGGGCTGCGGGACGCCTACGACCTCCAGCAGGGGGTCGCCCACGCCGTCGTCGTCCCTTACGTCCTCCGCTACCTCTTCGAGCACGAGGACGTCGACGCGCGGGCCGGGCTGCTCGCGAACGCGCTGGGGGTCGGCGAGGCCGCGGACCACGGCGCCGCGGTCGTCGACCGGGTCGCGACACTGCGCGACGAGCTCGGCCTCCCCGCCCGCCTGCGGGACCTCGAGCCCGTCACGGACGACGACTTCGCCGCCGTCGCGGAGGCGATCCTCGCCGACGGCTTCATGGCCAACGCGCCGCCGGGACTGGACCCGACCGCCGAGGAGATCGAGGACGTCCTCGAGAAGGCCTGGTAG
- a CDS encoding zinc-binding dehydrogenase: MSEMTAHVLEEYGDPDNFAETTVEVPDPGPEEIRVEVAATSLNPVDYKIRRGDLADIGPEMPAILHCDVSGVVDAVGEDVEDFEAGDEVYGMPGGAGRQGALAEYVVGHAGTFAHAPEAISLEESAALPVVALTAWEMLADKTTVDIDEEVLVYGASGGVGHIGVQVAKWFGGEVTATGSSDAKLELAAELGADATVDYTETDVERYAAEHASGDGFDTVFDPIGDDHLETAFEAVRPFGTVVTTESSAAGELDLSPMHMNSLELGVVLVILPVILGERQERIGEELADIAALVDDGAVEPHIDKRFGFDEVADAHRLGEDGDFVGKLLLVNE; this comes from the coding sequence ATGAGCGAGATGACCGCCCACGTGCTCGAGGAGTACGGCGATCCGGACAACTTCGCAGAGACGACCGTCGAGGTCCCCGATCCCGGCCCGGAGGAGATCCGCGTCGAGGTCGCCGCGACCAGCCTCAACCCGGTCGACTACAAGATCCGCCGGGGCGACCTCGCCGATATCGGTCCCGAGATGCCCGCCATCTTGCACTGTGACGTCTCGGGGGTCGTCGACGCCGTCGGCGAGGACGTCGAGGACTTCGAGGCGGGCGACGAGGTTTACGGGATGCCCGGCGGCGCGGGCCGCCAGGGCGCGCTCGCGGAGTACGTCGTCGGCCACGCGGGGACGTTCGCACACGCTCCCGAAGCGATTTCGCTCGAGGAGAGCGCGGCCCTGCCCGTCGTCGCGCTGACCGCCTGGGAGATGCTCGCCGACAAGACGACCGTCGACATCGACGAGGAGGTGCTGGTCTACGGCGCCAGCGGCGGCGTCGGCCACATCGGGGTGCAAGTCGCGAAGTGGTTCGGCGGCGAGGTGACCGCGACGGGCTCGAGCGACGCCAAGCTGGAGCTGGCGGCGGAGCTGGGCGCCGACGCGACCGTCGACTACACCGAAACAGACGTCGAGCGCTACGCCGCCGAGCACGCCAGCGGCGACGGGTTCGACACCGTTTTCGACCCGATCGGCGACGACCACCTCGAAACGGCGTTCGAGGCGGTGCGGCCGTTCGGGACCGTCGTCACGACCGAATCGAGCGCGGCCGGGGAGCTCGACCTCTCGCCGATGCACATGAACTCCCTCGAGCTCGGCGTCGTGCTGGTCATCCTCCCGGTGATACTCGGCGAGCGCCAGGAACGGATCGGCGAGGAGCTCGCCGACATCGCGGCGCTGGTCGACGACGGCGCGGTCGAACCGCATATCGACAAGCGGTTCGGGTTCGACGAGGTTGCCGACGCCCACCGCCTGGGCGAGGACGGCGACTTCGTCGGAAAGCTGCTGCTGGTCAACGAGTAG
- a CDS encoding lipoyl domain-containing protein, translating to MSGTDDRVAVAASDAWPEDVEEEEGVVVNWFTREGRHVEEGEAICEIQVEKVSVDVPAPADGELVAVERDEDDEISSGDVLAYVAPG from the coding sequence ATGAGCGGGACCGACGACCGCGTCGCCGTCGCCGCGAGCGACGCCTGGCCCGAGGACGTCGAGGAGGAGGAAGGCGTCGTCGTCAACTGGTTCACCCGGGAGGGCCGACACGTCGAGGAAGGCGAGGCGATCTGCGAGATCCAGGTCGAGAAAGTCAGCGTCGACGTGCCCGCCCCCGCCGATGGGGAGCTGGTCGCGGTCGAACGCGACGAGGACGACGAGATCAGCTCCGGAGACGTCCTCGCCTACGTCGCCCCCGGCTGA
- a CDS encoding alpha-ketoacid dehydrogenase subunit beta — translation MAQEERRQAVERELTMSRAMVEGIAHEMREDDEVFYMGEDVADYGGIFDSTEGLLEEFGRDRVMDVPISETAYLGAAVGAAQEGMRPIAELMFVDFFGVAMDQIYNQLAKNTYMSGGAVNVPMVLTAAVGGTYNDAAQHSQTLYGTFAHLPGMKVVVPSTAYDAKGLMHNAIRDDDPVVYLFHKRLMGIGWLPAPDGPKTPVPEEEYTIPFGSADVKREGEDVTVVTLGLHVHRALEAADALAEDGIDAEVIDLRTLVPLDTETIRESVAKTGRLVVVDEDYQSYGVTGEIIASVAEGGLADLETVERVAVPDVPLPYARPMENEVVPDSEDIESAVRSAHDA, via the coding sequence ATGGCCCAGGAGGAACGACGGCAGGCGGTCGAGCGCGAACTGACGATGAGCCGCGCGATGGTCGAGGGCATCGCCCACGAGATGCGCGAGGACGACGAGGTCTTCTACATGGGCGAGGACGTCGCCGACTACGGCGGCATCTTCGACAGCACCGAGGGACTGCTCGAGGAGTTCGGCCGCGATCGGGTGATGGACGTGCCGATCAGCGAGACGGCCTACCTCGGGGCGGCCGTCGGCGCCGCACAGGAGGGGATGCGCCCCATCGCGGAGCTGATGTTCGTCGACTTCTTCGGGGTCGCGATGGACCAGATCTACAACCAGCTGGCGAAAAACACCTACATGAGCGGCGGGGCGGTCAACGTCCCGATGGTGCTGACGGCCGCGGTCGGGGGCACGTACAACGACGCCGCCCAGCACTCCCAGACGCTGTACGGCACCTTCGCCCACCTGCCGGGGATGAAGGTCGTCGTTCCCTCGACGGCCTACGACGCGAAGGGGCTGATGCACAACGCCATCCGGGACGACGACCCCGTCGTCTACCTCTTCCACAAGCGCCTGATGGGGATCGGCTGGCTGCCCGCCCCCGATGGGCCGAAGACGCCGGTGCCCGAGGAGGAGTATACCATCCCCTTCGGCAGCGCCGACGTCAAACGCGAGGGGGAAGACGTCACCGTCGTCACGCTCGGTCTGCACGTCCACCGGGCGCTCGAGGCCGCCGACGCCCTCGCCGAAGACGGGATCGACGCCGAGGTGATCGACCTCCGGACCCTGGTACCGCTCGACACGGAGACGATCCGCGAGTCGGTCGCGAAGACGGGCCGGCTGGTCGTCGTTGACGAGGACTACCAGTCCTACGGCGTCACCGGCGAGATAATCGCCAGCGTCGCCGAGGGCGGCCTCGCCGACCTCGAGACCGTCGAGCGGGTCGCAGTGCCGGACGTGCCGCTGCCGTACGCCCGCCCGATGGAAAACGAGGTCGTTCCGGATAGCGAGGACATCGAGAGCGCGGTTCGCTCCGCCCACGACGCATGA